The following coding sequences are from one Xiphophorus couchianus chromosome 22, X_couchianus-1.0, whole genome shotgun sequence window:
- the LOC114137438 gene encoding pleckstrin homology domain-containing family A member 1-like isoform X4 has protein sequence MPYVDRQNRICGFLDIEENENSGKFLRRYFILDTQQGSLVWFMDNPQNLPIGTDCVGSLKLTYISKVSDATKQRPKAEFCFVINAGMRKFFLQANDQQDLVDWVIALNKATKITVPKSSESHQNSENQKVLPDVVGPKKQVSYRTDIIGGVPIITQTQHEGSDGANRSEREALQRSHGQLPYFLGRPAQEQSVIKSGYCVKQGAVMRNWKRRYFLLEENAMSYFKSDLEKEPLRMIPLKEVHKVQECKQSDIMMRDNLFEVVTTSRTFYIQADSPVEMHSWIKAISGAIVAQRGPGRSAATMRQARRLSNPCIQRYTSRIGECSGTNTATVPRSTAAQRLPPSLARPYLPCHHATQSGAMLSLPAHARSLAWDSEHFMSLLPRPVHSHPPARLSLQETRLAK, from the exons ATGCCTTATGTGGACCGACAGAACCGCATTTGTGGTTTCCTGGACATCGAGGAGAACGAGAACAGCGGCAAGTTCCTGCGACGCTACTTCATCCTGGACACACAGCAGGGGAGCCTGGTGTGGTTCATGGATAACCCTCAG AACCTGCCCATCGGTACAGACTGTGTTGGTTCACTCAAGCTCACCTACATCTCTAAG GTCAGTGATGCCACCAAGCAGAGGCCCAAAGCAGAGTTTTGCTTTG TCATCAATGCTGGGATGAGGAAGTTCTTCCTTCAGGCCAATGATCAGCAGGACCTTGTAGACTGGGTCATCGCTCTCAATAAAGCCACCAAGATCACC gtGCCAAAGTCATCAGAAAGCCACCAGAATTCAGAAAACCAGAAAGTTTTGCCAGACGTCGTCGGGCCCAAGAAGCAAGTTTCCTACAGGACGGACATAATCGGTGGAGTTCCCATCATAACCCAAACCCAG catGAAGGCAGTGACGGTGCGAACAGATCGGAGCGTGAGGCGCTGCAGCGCTCCCACGGTCAGCTGCCGTACTTCCTGGGCAGGCCGGCTCAGGAACAGAGTGTCATCAAGTCAGGCTACTGTGTGAAGCAAGGAGCCGTG ATGAGGAACTGGAAGCGTCGCTACTTCCTCCTTGAGGAAAACGCTATGAGCTACTTCAAGTCAGATTTG gAGAAAGAGCCTCTGAGGATGATCCCACTAAAGGAGGTTCACAAGGTCCAGGAGTGCAAACAGAG TGACATCATGATGAGAGATAATCTCTTTGAAGTCGTCACCACATCGAGGACGTTTTATATCCAG GCGGACAGCCCAGTGGAGATGCACAGTTGGATAAAGGCCATCTCAGGGGCCATAGTAGCTCAGCGGGGACCTGGGAGGTCGGCTGCCACA ATGCGGCAGGCCAGACGGCTGTCGAACCCCTGTATACAGAGGTATACATCTCGAATCGGGGAGTGCAGCGGCAC GAACACGGCAACCGTCCCACGTTCTACCGCAGCCCAGCGGCTGCCGCCGTCCCTCGCGCGCCCGTACCTGCCGTGCCATCATGCAACCCAGAGCGGGGCGATGCTGTCGCTTCCGGCGCACGCCCGCAGCCTGGCATGGGACAGCGAGCACTTCATGAGCCTGCTGCCACGCCCCGTTCACAGCCACCCGCCAGCACGCCTGTCCCTGCAGGAGACGCGCCTCGCAAAGTGA
- the LOC114137438 gene encoding pleckstrin homology domain-containing family A member 1-like isoform X5 produces MPYVDRQNRICGFLDIEENENSGKFLRRYFILDTQQGSLVWFMDNPQNLPIGTDCVGSLKLTYISKVSDATKQRPKAEFCFVINAGMRKFFLQANDQQDLVDWVIALNKATKITVPKSSESHQNSENQKVLPDVVGPKKQVSYRTDIIGGVPIITQTQHEGSDGANRSEREALQRSHGQLPYFLGRPAQEQSVIKSGYCVKQGAVMRNWKRRYFLLEENAMSYFKSDLEKEPLRMIPLKEVHKVQECKQSDIMMRDNLFEVVTTSRTFYIQADSPVEMHSWIKAISGAIVAQRGPGRSAATMRQARRLSNPCIQRNTATVPRSTAAQRLPPSLARPYLPCHHATQSGAMLSLPAHARSLAWDSEHFMSLLPRPVHSHPPARLSLQETRLAK; encoded by the exons ATGCCTTATGTGGACCGACAGAACCGCATTTGTGGTTTCCTGGACATCGAGGAGAACGAGAACAGCGGCAAGTTCCTGCGACGCTACTTCATCCTGGACACACAGCAGGGGAGCCTGGTGTGGTTCATGGATAACCCTCAG AACCTGCCCATCGGTACAGACTGTGTTGGTTCACTCAAGCTCACCTACATCTCTAAG GTCAGTGATGCCACCAAGCAGAGGCCCAAAGCAGAGTTTTGCTTTG TCATCAATGCTGGGATGAGGAAGTTCTTCCTTCAGGCCAATGATCAGCAGGACCTTGTAGACTGGGTCATCGCTCTCAATAAAGCCACCAAGATCACC gtGCCAAAGTCATCAGAAAGCCACCAGAATTCAGAAAACCAGAAAGTTTTGCCAGACGTCGTCGGGCCCAAGAAGCAAGTTTCCTACAGGACGGACATAATCGGTGGAGTTCCCATCATAACCCAAACCCAG catGAAGGCAGTGACGGTGCGAACAGATCGGAGCGTGAGGCGCTGCAGCGCTCCCACGGTCAGCTGCCGTACTTCCTGGGCAGGCCGGCTCAGGAACAGAGTGTCATCAAGTCAGGCTACTGTGTGAAGCAAGGAGCCGTG ATGAGGAACTGGAAGCGTCGCTACTTCCTCCTTGAGGAAAACGCTATGAGCTACTTCAAGTCAGATTTG gAGAAAGAGCCTCTGAGGATGATCCCACTAAAGGAGGTTCACAAGGTCCAGGAGTGCAAACAGAG TGACATCATGATGAGAGATAATCTCTTTGAAGTCGTCACCACATCGAGGACGTTTTATATCCAG GCGGACAGCCCAGTGGAGATGCACAGTTGGATAAAGGCCATCTCAGGGGCCATAGTAGCTCAGCGGGGACCTGGGAGGTCGGCTGCCACA ATGCGGCAGGCCAGACGGCTGTCGAACCCCTGTATACAGAG GAACACGGCAACCGTCCCACGTTCTACCGCAGCCCAGCGGCTGCCGCCGTCCCTCGCGCGCCCGTACCTGCCGTGCCATCATGCAACCCAGAGCGGGGCGATGCTGTCGCTTCCGGCGCACGCCCGCAGCCTGGCATGGGACAGCGAGCACTTCATGAGCCTGCTGCCACGCCCCGTTCACAGCCACCCGCCAGCACGCCTGTCCCTGCAGGAGACGCGCCTCGCAAAGTGA
- the LOC114137438 gene encoding pleckstrin homology domain-containing family A member 1-like isoform X3: MPYVDRQNRICGFLDIEENENSGKFLRRYFILDTQQGSLVWFMDNPQNLPIGTDCVGSLKLTYISKVSDATKQRPKAEFCFVINAGMRKFFLQANDQQDLVDWVIALNKATKITVPKSSESHQNSENQKVLPDVVGPKKQVSYRTDIIGGVPIITQTQHEGSDGANRSEREALQRSHGQLPYFLGRPAQEQSVIKSGYCVKQGAVMRNWKRRYFLLEENAMSYFKSDLEKEPLRMIPLKEVHKVQECKQSDIMMRDNLFEVVTTSRTFYIQADSPVEMHSWIKAISGAIVAQRGPGRSAATMRQARRLSNPCIQSLVQLCTCLRCVTSCLSLLFPPVRCLNTATVPRSTAAQRLPPSLARPYLPCHHATQSGAMLSLPAHARSLAWDSEHFMSLLPRPVHSHPPARLSLQETRLAK, encoded by the exons ATGCCTTATGTGGACCGACAGAACCGCATTTGTGGTTTCCTGGACATCGAGGAGAACGAGAACAGCGGCAAGTTCCTGCGACGCTACTTCATCCTGGACACACAGCAGGGGAGCCTGGTGTGGTTCATGGATAACCCTCAG AACCTGCCCATCGGTACAGACTGTGTTGGTTCACTCAAGCTCACCTACATCTCTAAG GTCAGTGATGCCACCAAGCAGAGGCCCAAAGCAGAGTTTTGCTTTG TCATCAATGCTGGGATGAGGAAGTTCTTCCTTCAGGCCAATGATCAGCAGGACCTTGTAGACTGGGTCATCGCTCTCAATAAAGCCACCAAGATCACC gtGCCAAAGTCATCAGAAAGCCACCAGAATTCAGAAAACCAGAAAGTTTTGCCAGACGTCGTCGGGCCCAAGAAGCAAGTTTCCTACAGGACGGACATAATCGGTGGAGTTCCCATCATAACCCAAACCCAG catGAAGGCAGTGACGGTGCGAACAGATCGGAGCGTGAGGCGCTGCAGCGCTCCCACGGTCAGCTGCCGTACTTCCTGGGCAGGCCGGCTCAGGAACAGAGTGTCATCAAGTCAGGCTACTGTGTGAAGCAAGGAGCCGTG ATGAGGAACTGGAAGCGTCGCTACTTCCTCCTTGAGGAAAACGCTATGAGCTACTTCAAGTCAGATTTG gAGAAAGAGCCTCTGAGGATGATCCCACTAAAGGAGGTTCACAAGGTCCAGGAGTGCAAACAGAG TGACATCATGATGAGAGATAATCTCTTTGAAGTCGTCACCACATCGAGGACGTTTTATATCCAG GCGGACAGCCCAGTGGAGATGCACAGTTGGATAAAGGCCATCTCAGGGGCCATAGTAGCTCAGCGGGGACCTGGGAGGTCGGCTGCCACA ATGCGGCAGGCCAGACGGCTGTCGAACCCCTGTATACAGAG TCTGGTGCAGCTGTGTACCTGTCTTAGATGTGTGACATCCTGCTTGTCTCTCCTCTTCCCTCCTGTCCGCTGCCT GAACACGGCAACCGTCCCACGTTCTACCGCAGCCCAGCGGCTGCCGCCGTCCCTCGCGCGCCCGTACCTGCCGTGCCATCATGCAACCCAGAGCGGGGCGATGCTGTCGCTTCCGGCGCACGCCCGCAGCCTGGCATGGGACAGCGAGCACTTCATGAGCCTGCTGCCACGCCCCGTTCACAGCCACCCGCCAGCACGCCTGTCCCTGCAGGAGACGCGCCTCGCAAAGTGA
- the LOC114137438 gene encoding pleckstrin homology domain-containing family A member 1-like isoform X2 has product MPYVDRQNRICGFLDIEENENSGKFLRRYFILDTQQGSLVWFMDNPQNLPIGTDCVGSLKLTYISKVSDATKQRPKAEFCFVINAGMRKFFLQANDQQDLVDWVIALNKATKITVPKSSESHQNSENQKVLPDVVGPKKQVSYRTDIIGGVPIITQTQHEGSDGANRSEREALQRSHGQLPYFLGRPAQEQSVIKSGYCVKQGAVMRNWKRRYFLLEENAMSYFKSDLEKEPLRMIPLKEVHKVQECKQSDIMMRDNLFEVVTTSRTFYIQADSPVEMHSWIKAISGAIVAQRGPGRSAATMRQARRLSNPCIQRYTSRIGECSGTLVQLCTCLRCVTSCLSLLFPPVRCLNTATVPRSTAAQRLPPSLARPYLPCHHATQSGAMLSLPAHARSLAWDSEHFMSLLPRPVHSHPPARLSLQETRLAK; this is encoded by the exons ATGCCTTATGTGGACCGACAGAACCGCATTTGTGGTTTCCTGGACATCGAGGAGAACGAGAACAGCGGCAAGTTCCTGCGACGCTACTTCATCCTGGACACACAGCAGGGGAGCCTGGTGTGGTTCATGGATAACCCTCAG AACCTGCCCATCGGTACAGACTGTGTTGGTTCACTCAAGCTCACCTACATCTCTAAG GTCAGTGATGCCACCAAGCAGAGGCCCAAAGCAGAGTTTTGCTTTG TCATCAATGCTGGGATGAGGAAGTTCTTCCTTCAGGCCAATGATCAGCAGGACCTTGTAGACTGGGTCATCGCTCTCAATAAAGCCACCAAGATCACC gtGCCAAAGTCATCAGAAAGCCACCAGAATTCAGAAAACCAGAAAGTTTTGCCAGACGTCGTCGGGCCCAAGAAGCAAGTTTCCTACAGGACGGACATAATCGGTGGAGTTCCCATCATAACCCAAACCCAG catGAAGGCAGTGACGGTGCGAACAGATCGGAGCGTGAGGCGCTGCAGCGCTCCCACGGTCAGCTGCCGTACTTCCTGGGCAGGCCGGCTCAGGAACAGAGTGTCATCAAGTCAGGCTACTGTGTGAAGCAAGGAGCCGTG ATGAGGAACTGGAAGCGTCGCTACTTCCTCCTTGAGGAAAACGCTATGAGCTACTTCAAGTCAGATTTG gAGAAAGAGCCTCTGAGGATGATCCCACTAAAGGAGGTTCACAAGGTCCAGGAGTGCAAACAGAG TGACATCATGATGAGAGATAATCTCTTTGAAGTCGTCACCACATCGAGGACGTTTTATATCCAG GCGGACAGCCCAGTGGAGATGCACAGTTGGATAAAGGCCATCTCAGGGGCCATAGTAGCTCAGCGGGGACCTGGGAGGTCGGCTGCCACA ATGCGGCAGGCCAGACGGCTGTCGAACCCCTGTATACAGAGGTATACATCTCGAATCGGGGAGTGCAGCGGCAC TCTGGTGCAGCTGTGTACCTGTCTTAGATGTGTGACATCCTGCTTGTCTCTCCTCTTCCCTCCTGTCCGCTGCCT GAACACGGCAACCGTCCCACGTTCTACCGCAGCCCAGCGGCTGCCGCCGTCCCTCGCGCGCCCGTACCTGCCGTGCCATCATGCAACCCAGAGCGGGGCGATGCTGTCGCTTCCGGCGCACGCCCGCAGCCTGGCATGGGACAGCGAGCACTTCATGAGCCTGCTGCCACGCCCCGTTCACAGCCACCCGCCAGCACGCCTGTCCCTGCAGGAGACGCGCCTCGCAAAGTGA
- the LOC114137438 gene encoding pleckstrin homology domain-containing family A member 1-like isoform X1, with protein MPYVDRQNRICGFLDIEENENSGKFLRRYFILDTQQGSLVWFMDNPQNLPIGTDCVGSLKLTYISKVSDATKQRPKAEFCFVINAGMRKFFLQANDQQDLVDWVIALNKATKITVPKSSESHQNSENQKVLPDVVGPKKQVSYRTDIIGGVPIITQTQHEGSDGANRSEREALQRSHGQLPYFLGRPAQEQSVIKSGYCVKQGAVMRNWKRRYFLLEENAMSYFKSDLEKEPLRMIPLKEVHKVQECKQSDIMMRDNLFEVVTTSRTFYIQADSPVEMHSWIKAISGAIVAQRGPGRSAATEHGNRPTFYRSPAAAAVPRAPVPAVPSCNPERGDAVASGARPQPGMGQRALHEPAATPRSQPPASTPVPAGDAPRKVTSQPPASITVASSEESPWRRRSSFEPQAPQTHLDIDDADLPVSEV; from the exons ATGCCTTATGTGGACCGACAGAACCGCATTTGTGGTTTCCTGGACATCGAGGAGAACGAGAACAGCGGCAAGTTCCTGCGACGCTACTTCATCCTGGACACACAGCAGGGGAGCCTGGTGTGGTTCATGGATAACCCTCAG AACCTGCCCATCGGTACAGACTGTGTTGGTTCACTCAAGCTCACCTACATCTCTAAG GTCAGTGATGCCACCAAGCAGAGGCCCAAAGCAGAGTTTTGCTTTG TCATCAATGCTGGGATGAGGAAGTTCTTCCTTCAGGCCAATGATCAGCAGGACCTTGTAGACTGGGTCATCGCTCTCAATAAAGCCACCAAGATCACC gtGCCAAAGTCATCAGAAAGCCACCAGAATTCAGAAAACCAGAAAGTTTTGCCAGACGTCGTCGGGCCCAAGAAGCAAGTTTCCTACAGGACGGACATAATCGGTGGAGTTCCCATCATAACCCAAACCCAG catGAAGGCAGTGACGGTGCGAACAGATCGGAGCGTGAGGCGCTGCAGCGCTCCCACGGTCAGCTGCCGTACTTCCTGGGCAGGCCGGCTCAGGAACAGAGTGTCATCAAGTCAGGCTACTGTGTGAAGCAAGGAGCCGTG ATGAGGAACTGGAAGCGTCGCTACTTCCTCCTTGAGGAAAACGCTATGAGCTACTTCAAGTCAGATTTG gAGAAAGAGCCTCTGAGGATGATCCCACTAAAGGAGGTTCACAAGGTCCAGGAGTGCAAACAGAG TGACATCATGATGAGAGATAATCTCTTTGAAGTCGTCACCACATCGAGGACGTTTTATATCCAG GCGGACAGCCCAGTGGAGATGCACAGTTGGATAAAGGCCATCTCAGGGGCCATAGTAGCTCAGCGGGGACCTGGGAGGTCGGCTGCCACA GAACACGGCAACCGTCCCACGTTCTACCGCAGCCCAGCGGCTGCCGCCGTCCCTCGCGCGCCCGTACCTGCCGTGCCATCATGCAACCCAGAGCGGGGCGATGCTGTCGCTTCCGGCGCACGCCCGCAGCCTGGCATGGGACAGCGAGCACTTCATGAGCCTGCTGCCACGCCCCGTTCACAGCCACCCGCCAGCACGCCTGTCCCTGCAGGAGACGCGCCTCGCAAAGTGACCTCCCAGCCGCCCGCCAGCATCACCGTGGCGAGCTCCGAGGAGTCGCCGTGGAGACGTCGGAGCAGCTTCGAGCCCCAGGCACCTCAGACACATCTGGACATTGACGACGCGGATCTGCCAGTGAGTGAGGTCTGA
- the LOC114137438 gene encoding pleckstrin homology domain-containing family A member 1-like isoform X6, translated as MPYVDRQNRICGFLDIEENENSGKFLRRYFILDTQQGSLVWFMDNPQNLPIGTDCVGSLKLTYISKVSDATKQRPKAEFCFVINAGMRKFFLQANDQQDLVDWVIALNKATKITVPKSSESHQNSENQKVLPDVVGPKKQVSYRTDIIGGVPIITQTQHEGSDGANRSEREALQRSHGQLPYFLGRPAQEQSVIKSGYCVKQGAVMRNWKRRYFLLEENAMSYFKSDLEKEPLRMIPLKEVHKVQECKQSDIMMRDNLFEVVTTSRTFYIQADSPVEMHSWIKAISGAIVAQRGPGRSAATRPKSDYEKL; from the exons ATGCCTTATGTGGACCGACAGAACCGCATTTGTGGTTTCCTGGACATCGAGGAGAACGAGAACAGCGGCAAGTTCCTGCGACGCTACTTCATCCTGGACACACAGCAGGGGAGCCTGGTGTGGTTCATGGATAACCCTCAG AACCTGCCCATCGGTACAGACTGTGTTGGTTCACTCAAGCTCACCTACATCTCTAAG GTCAGTGATGCCACCAAGCAGAGGCCCAAAGCAGAGTTTTGCTTTG TCATCAATGCTGGGATGAGGAAGTTCTTCCTTCAGGCCAATGATCAGCAGGACCTTGTAGACTGGGTCATCGCTCTCAATAAAGCCACCAAGATCACC gtGCCAAAGTCATCAGAAAGCCACCAGAATTCAGAAAACCAGAAAGTTTTGCCAGACGTCGTCGGGCCCAAGAAGCAAGTTTCCTACAGGACGGACATAATCGGTGGAGTTCCCATCATAACCCAAACCCAG catGAAGGCAGTGACGGTGCGAACAGATCGGAGCGTGAGGCGCTGCAGCGCTCCCACGGTCAGCTGCCGTACTTCCTGGGCAGGCCGGCTCAGGAACAGAGTGTCATCAAGTCAGGCTACTGTGTGAAGCAAGGAGCCGTG ATGAGGAACTGGAAGCGTCGCTACTTCCTCCTTGAGGAAAACGCTATGAGCTACTTCAAGTCAGATTTG gAGAAAGAGCCTCTGAGGATGATCCCACTAAAGGAGGTTCACAAGGTCCAGGAGTGCAAACAGAG TGACATCATGATGAGAGATAATCTCTTTGAAGTCGTCACCACATCGAGGACGTTTTATATCCAG GCGGACAGCCCAGTGGAGATGCACAGTTGGATAAAGGCCATCTCAGGGGCCATAGTAGCTCAGCGGGGACCTGGGAGGTCGGCTGCCACA AGACCGAAAAGTGACTATGAAAAGCTGTGA